In Micromonospora sp. WMMA1363, a genomic segment contains:
- a CDS encoding Replicase polyprotein 1ab, translating to MLSLAKPVAEKVARHLVATGQLIDEEPADALAHALAARRLAARIAAVREAVGLAAYHAGEWQTAVAELRTYHRMTGLQSHLAVLADCERALGRPERAIDLFRGADRTELDQAVAVELLIVAAGARGDLGQKDAAVAMLQVPELTSDAAEPRAARLRYAYADALLAVGRREEAREWFSRAAEIDADNETDAAERLLELDGVVIEGDDEDEADADVTDADATAEPPAAVDDDGPAGSAETDVNGAEFVRTDAGDLADDELTDAEARRLADRADDTDGVESAVADGTGAPGADTR from the coding sequence CTGCTCTCGCTGGCCAAGCCGGTCGCCGAGAAGGTCGCTCGGCACCTGGTCGCGACCGGTCAGCTGATCGACGAGGAGCCGGCTGACGCGCTGGCGCACGCCCTCGCGGCCCGCCGGCTCGCCGCCCGCATCGCGGCGGTCCGGGAGGCGGTCGGCCTGGCGGCGTACCACGCGGGCGAGTGGCAGACGGCGGTGGCCGAGTTGCGGACGTACCACCGGATGACGGGGCTGCAGAGCCACCTAGCCGTGCTTGCCGACTGCGAACGGGCCCTCGGCCGTCCGGAGCGGGCGATCGACCTGTTCCGGGGGGCGGACCGCACGGAGCTGGACCAGGCTGTGGCGGTCGAGTTGCTGATCGTGGCCGCAGGGGCGCGGGGCGACCTCGGCCAGAAGGATGCCGCGGTGGCGATGCTCCAGGTGCCCGAGCTGACAAGTGACGCGGCCGAGCCGCGGGCGGCCCGGCTGCGCTACGCGTACGCTGACGCGCTGCTCGCGGTCGGCCGGCGCGAGGAGGCCCGCGAGTGGTTCTCCCGCGCGGCTGAAATCGACGCCGACAACGAGACCGATGCGGCGGAGCGGCTGTTGGAGCTGGACGGTGTGGTGATCGAGGGCGACGACGAGGACGAGGCGGACGCCGACGTGACCGACGCCGACGCAACCGCCGAGCCGCCCGCCGCCGTTGACGACGACGGGCCGGCAGGGAGCGCGGAAACGGATGTGAACGGCGCCGAGTTCGTCCGCACTGACGCCGGTGACCTGGCCGATGACGAGCTCACCGATGCCGAGGCACGGCGGCTCGCCGACCGGGCGGACGACACGGACGGCGTCGAGTCGGCCGTCGCGGATGGGACCGGCGCGCCGGGCGCCGACACGCGATGA
- a CDS encoding TlyA family RNA methyltransferase has product MARRIRLDAELVRRGLARSREQAAALVEAGRVQLRGVPARKPAAMVDPADPLVVTGADPTSEYVSRGGHKLAGALAAFGPGGLAVVGRRCLDAGASTGGFTDVLLRAGAAEVVAVDVGYGQLAWSLRTDGRVHVFERTNVRTLTPEAVGGPVDLTVADLSFISLRLVLPALVACTRPHGDLALMVKPQFEVGRERVGAGGVVRDPGLRAEAVLDVAAAAAELGLGLADVCASPLPGPSGNVEFFVWLRRGVPTADPERVRAVVTSGPRGPASGDLPDAATEEVAG; this is encoded by the coding sequence ATGGCACGTCGCATCCGGCTAGATGCCGAACTCGTCCGCCGTGGTCTGGCCCGTTCGCGCGAGCAGGCTGCCGCGCTGGTGGAGGCCGGCCGGGTCCAGCTGCGCGGGGTGCCGGCACGCAAGCCCGCCGCGATGGTCGACCCCGCCGACCCGCTGGTGGTCACCGGCGCCGATCCGACCTCGGAGTACGTCTCCCGGGGTGGGCACAAGCTGGCCGGTGCCCTCGCGGCGTTCGGCCCCGGCGGGTTGGCTGTCGTCGGCCGGCGCTGCCTCGACGCCGGCGCCTCCACCGGCGGGTTCACCGACGTGCTGCTGCGCGCGGGCGCGGCCGAGGTGGTCGCCGTGGACGTCGGGTACGGGCAGCTCGCCTGGTCGCTGCGCACCGACGGGCGGGTACACGTGTTCGAACGCACCAACGTCCGTACCCTCACCCCGGAGGCGGTCGGTGGGCCGGTCGACCTCACCGTCGCCGACCTGTCGTTCATCTCGTTGCGGCTGGTGCTGCCGGCGCTTGTCGCCTGCACCCGGCCCCACGGTGATCTCGCGTTGATGGTCAAGCCGCAGTTCGAGGTGGGCCGGGAACGGGTCGGCGCCGGGGGCGTGGTGCGCGACCCGGGGCTACGGGCCGAAGCGGTGCTGGACGTGGCCGCCGCGGCGGCTGAGCTCGGTCTCGGCCTCGCCGACGTGTGCGCCAGCCCACTGCCGGGGCCGAGCGGCAACGTCGAGTTCTTCGTATGGTTACGCCGGGGCGTGCCCACAGCCGATCCGGAGCGGGTGCGCGCCGTGGTGACGTCCGGGCCGCGGGGCCCGGCGTCCGGCGACCTGCCGGACGCGGCGACAGAGGAGGTGGCCGGGTGA
- a CDS encoding HAD-IIA family hydrolase produces the protein MTDGARLVDGYALVVFDLDGVIYLIDRPIPGAVQAVGRLHDEGRAVAYATNNASRRSSEVADLLTGLGVAARPEEVLTSAVAAAELLGNRYPAGAPVLVVGAEALRAEVRAAGLTPVDRAEQSPVAVIQGYGPQVGWADLAEAAVAVRGGAAWIATNTDRTLPSARGPLPGNGALVAALRAALGRDPDVVVGKPAPELFVTAARRVGAGRTLVVGDRLDTDIEGAVRAGLDSLLVLTGVSDVADLLAAPPERRPTYVSQDLAGLFDPSAAVRMSGAPPAAGWSAALRDGHVELSGAGHPLDALPALCAAAWSLAEPPRVRATSPEAERVLTAFGLPSA, from the coding sequence ATGACCGACGGGGCGCGGCTGGTCGACGGGTACGCTCTGGTCGTCTTCGACCTGGACGGGGTGATCTACCTGATCGACCGGCCGATCCCCGGTGCGGTGCAGGCGGTCGGTCGGTTGCACGACGAGGGACGGGCGGTGGCGTACGCGACGAACAACGCCTCCCGCCGGTCGAGCGAGGTGGCCGACCTGCTTACCGGCCTGGGCGTCGCCGCCCGACCGGAGGAGGTCCTGACCTCGGCGGTCGCGGCCGCGGAGCTGCTCGGGAACCGGTACCCGGCGGGCGCGCCGGTTCTGGTGGTCGGTGCCGAGGCGTTGCGCGCCGAGGTCCGCGCGGCCGGGCTCACCCCGGTCGACCGGGCCGAGCAGTCGCCGGTCGCGGTCATTCAAGGGTACGGGCCGCAGGTCGGCTGGGCCGACCTCGCTGAGGCGGCGGTGGCCGTGCGCGGCGGGGCGGCATGGATCGCCACCAACACCGATCGGACCCTGCCCAGCGCCCGTGGCCCACTGCCGGGCAACGGCGCCCTGGTGGCCGCTTTGCGGGCCGCGCTCGGCCGGGACCCGGACGTGGTGGTGGGCAAGCCGGCGCCGGAGCTGTTCGTGACGGCCGCCCGCCGTGTCGGCGCCGGCCGGACGCTCGTCGTCGGCGACCGGCTGGACACCGACATTGAGGGCGCGGTTCGGGCCGGACTGGACAGTCTGCTGGTGCTCACCGGCGTCAGCGACGTCGCGGACCTGTTGGCCGCCCCGCCCGAGCGTCGGCCGACGTACGTCTCGCAGGATCTGGCGGGCCTCTTCGACCCCTCGGCCGCGGTGCGGATGTCCGGCGCCCCGCCGGCCGCCGGCTGGTCGGCGGCGCTGCGCGACGGGCACGTGGAGCTGTCCGGGGCGGGACATCCACTGGACGCGTTGCCGGCGCTCTGCGCGGCGGCGTGGTCGCTGGCGGAACCGCCGCGGGTACGGGCCACCTCGCCCGAGGCCGAGCGGGTGCTGACGGCATTCGGCCTGCCGTCCGCCTGA
- a CDS encoding lipid II flippase MurJ, which produces MTNPAPLAGVGRLAGAAALIAALTVLSRLAGFGRTAVFTWTLGQTDLGGTYVIANAVPNVIFEIVAGGALASLVVPLLAGAVADGDRVTVARTTGALLTWTLSLLVPLALVVAVLAGPVVELLGHGLTDVQQASGERMLRVFAPQLPLYGVGIILTGVLQAHRRFAWPVVAPLLSSLTVIAVYLGFAAVEGRLAPLTGVSRGGELLLSAGTTAGVAVLSLSLVIPFRRLGVTPVPGFRFIGDARARVRGLAVAGAVTVSAQQVALVVTLNQITYGAETNPAVFNLAQAVYLLPWAVLAVPLAVAAYPNLAAAHTAGDEAAYRATLAPAVRGVLLLSCLGAAALVGTAVPVGRFFFFDGAAAGTAAAAVAGFAPGLVGYGLFAALSRALYARGETRTATGAIAVGFLVVPVAVLLLGAVLPVRDRVPAVALANSTGMLVLGALLVVAVRRAAGVAALAGLPRAGLAGLLGGGLAAFAGWTVSRWFAAGDGTPAAPAALAQGMLSGVLVGAVFLAVAWTLDRPDVRPLLVGLPRRLRLSRRRSTDVRVGGPQEDGVPPERGDGKETVSR; this is translated from the coding sequence GTGACGAACCCGGCACCCCTTGCCGGCGTCGGCCGCCTCGCCGGAGCGGCCGCGCTGATCGCCGCACTCACCGTGCTGAGCCGGCTCGCCGGGTTCGGCCGCACCGCGGTCTTCACCTGGACCCTGGGGCAAACCGACCTCGGCGGCACGTATGTGATCGCCAACGCGGTCCCCAACGTGATCTTCGAGATCGTCGCCGGCGGCGCACTGGCCAGTCTGGTTGTCCCGCTGCTGGCCGGGGCGGTGGCAGACGGGGACCGGGTGACCGTGGCCCGCACCACCGGCGCGCTGCTCACCTGGACGCTCTCCCTGCTCGTGCCGCTCGCGCTGGTGGTGGCGGTGCTGGCCGGGCCGGTCGTCGAGCTGCTGGGCCACGGCCTGACGGACGTCCAGCAGGCCAGCGGCGAGCGGATGCTGCGGGTGTTCGCCCCGCAGCTACCGCTCTACGGGGTGGGCATCATCCTCACCGGTGTGCTCCAGGCACACCGCCGGTTCGCCTGGCCGGTGGTCGCGCCGCTGCTGTCCAGCCTCACCGTCATCGCGGTGTACCTGGGCTTCGCCGCCGTGGAGGGGCGGCTGGCCCCGCTGACGGGCGTCAGCCGGGGCGGGGAACTGTTGCTGTCGGCGGGCACGACCGCTGGCGTGGCGGTTCTGTCCCTGTCATTGGTGATCCCGTTCCGCCGGCTCGGGGTCACGCCGGTTCCCGGGTTCCGGTTCATCGGCGACGCTCGCGCCCGGGTCCGTGGGCTCGCCGTGGCTGGCGCGGTGACCGTCAGTGCCCAGCAGGTGGCGTTGGTGGTGACCCTCAACCAGATCACCTACGGCGCGGAAACCAACCCTGCCGTCTTCAACCTCGCGCAGGCCGTCTACCTGCTTCCGTGGGCCGTGCTGGCGGTTCCGCTCGCGGTGGCCGCGTACCCCAACCTGGCCGCCGCGCACACGGCCGGGGACGAGGCGGCCTACCGGGCGACCCTGGCTCCGGCCGTACGGGGTGTGCTGCTGCTCAGCTGTCTCGGCGCCGCCGCGCTGGTGGGCACGGCCGTCCCGGTCGGGCGCTTCTTCTTCTTCGACGGCGCCGCGGCCGGCACCGCCGCCGCGGCGGTCGCCGGCTTCGCGCCCGGTCTGGTCGGGTATGGCCTGTTCGCCGCGCTGAGCCGTGCTCTCTACGCCCGCGGCGAGACCCGGACGGCCACGGGTGCCATCGCTGTCGGCTTCCTCGTGGTGCCCGTCGCGGTGCTGCTGCTGGGCGCGGTACTGCCGGTACGCGACCGGGTGCCGGCGGTCGCCCTCGCCAACTCGACGGGGATGCTGGTGCTCGGCGCCCTGTTGGTCGTCGCGGTTCGGCGGGCGGCCGGCGTGGCCGCCCTCGCCGGCCTGCCCCGGGCGGGCCTGGCGGGGCTGCTCGGTGGCGGGCTGGCCGCCTTCGCCGGCTGGACGGTGTCCCGCTGGTTCGCGGCCGGGGACGGCACCCCGGCCGCGCCGGCGGCACTCGCACAGGGCATGCTGTCCGGAGTCCTGGTCGGCGCCGTGTTCCTTGCGGTGGCCTGGACGCTCGACCGGCCGGATGTACGACCGTTGCTCGTCGGGCTGCCGCGGCGCCTCAGGCTATCCCGCCGGAGGTCGACCGACGTCCGGGTCGGCGGACCGCAGGAGGACGGGGTCCCCCCGGAGCGGGGCGACGGGAAGGAGACGGTGTCCCGGTGA
- the steA gene encoding putative cytokinetic ring protein SteA, translated as MRLPTLRRTRPAEPGKIVGTARLDRRTKRLVGRLRPGDIAVIDHVDLDRVAADSLVAVGVVAVLNAKPSVSGRYPNLGPEVLISAGIPLLDDLGESVFEQVREGDTVRIEGNTVYVGDEPVAHGALQDTETVAKAMADAREGLSVQLEAFAANTMDYLKQERDLLLDGVGVPDIRTEIQGRHCLIVVRGYDYKADLDVLRPYIREFKPVLIGVDGGADALVEAGYTPDMIVGDMDSVTDDVLRCGAEVIVHAYPDGRAPGLARVNGLGVPAITFPAAATSEDLAMLLADEKGASLLVAVGTHATLVEFLDKGRGGMASTFLTRLKVGGKLVDAKGVSRLYRQSISGSSLLLLVLSAIAAMASAVAVSTVGKAYLGVVSEWWNNFVFQLERFF; from the coding sequence ATGCGTCTACCCACGTTGCGCCGGACCCGGCCCGCGGAGCCGGGGAAAATCGTCGGCACCGCGCGCCTCGATCGCCGCACCAAACGCCTGGTCGGCCGGCTGCGTCCCGGTGACATCGCGGTCATCGACCACGTCGACCTGGACCGGGTGGCCGCTGACTCACTCGTCGCGGTCGGCGTCGTCGCTGTGCTCAATGCCAAGCCGTCGGTGTCCGGCCGCTACCCCAACCTGGGGCCAGAGGTGTTGATCAGTGCTGGCATTCCGCTCCTCGACGACCTGGGCGAGAGTGTCTTCGAGCAAGTCCGCGAGGGCGACACCGTCCGGATCGAGGGCAACACCGTCTACGTCGGCGACGAGCCGGTGGCCCACGGCGCCCTGCAGGACACCGAGACCGTGGCGAAGGCCATGGCCGACGCCCGTGAGGGGCTCTCGGTCCAGTTGGAGGCGTTCGCCGCCAACACCATGGACTACCTGAAGCAGGAGCGGGACCTACTCCTCGACGGCGTGGGTGTACCGGACATCCGCACCGAGATTCAGGGGCGGCATTGCCTCATCGTGGTCCGCGGTTACGACTACAAGGCCGACCTGGACGTGCTGCGCCCGTACATCCGGGAGTTCAAGCCGGTGCTGATCGGGGTGGACGGCGGCGCTGACGCCCTGGTCGAGGCCGGCTACACGCCGGATATGATCGTCGGCGACATGGACTCGGTCACCGACGACGTGCTGCGCTGCGGCGCCGAGGTGATCGTGCACGCCTACCCGGACGGGCGGGCGCCGGGGCTGGCCCGGGTGAACGGTCTCGGGGTGCCGGCGATCACCTTCCCGGCGGCCGCCACCAGCGAGGACCTCGCGATGCTGCTCGCCGACGAGAAGGGCGCATCGCTGCTGGTGGCTGTCGGCACCCACGCCACGCTCGTCGAGTTCCTGGACAAGGGCCGGGGCGGCATGGCGTCGACTTTCCTCACCCGGTTGAAGGTCGGTGGCAAGCTGGTCGACGCCAAGGGCGTCAGCCGGCTCTACCGGCAGAGCATCTCCGGGTCCTCGCTGCTGCTGCTGGTGCTATCCGCGATCGCCGCGATGGCCTCGGCCGTGGCGGTCTCCACCGTCGGCAAGGCGTACCTGGGCGTGGTCTCCGAATGGTGGAACAATTTTGTGTTCCAGCTGGAGCGGTTCTTCTGA
- a CDS encoding SCP2 sterol-binding domain-containing protein, giving the protein MASVDECRQALQDLAARLDHNAEAVRERVDLNRTLACRITDLDAAFHSRIADGRLVDLADGDDPKAKIAISTTSDDLLALVRGELDVTRAVASRRVSIKANPLDLMKLRKLL; this is encoded by the coding sequence GTGGCCAGCGTGGACGAGTGTCGGCAGGCGTTGCAGGATCTCGCCGCCCGGCTGGACCACAACGCCGAGGCGGTGCGGGAACGGGTCGACCTGAACCGCACCCTGGCCTGCCGGATCACCGACCTGGACGCGGCGTTCCACAGCCGGATCGCCGACGGCCGCCTGGTGGACCTGGCCGACGGCGACGACCCGAAGGCAAAGATCGCGATAAGCACCACCAGCGACGACCTGCTCGCCCTCGTCCGCGGCGAGCTGGACGTGACCCGCGCGGTAGCCTCCCGACGGGTGTCGATCAAGGCGAATCCGCTCGACCTGATGAAGCTCCGCAAGCTGCTCTGA
- a CDS encoding NAD kinase — translation MAGAVSRTALLVTHTGRRRSTEHARAVAADLIAAGFVVRVVAEEADDLDLPGVVPVTGPEAAEGAEIVFALGGDGTFLRAAELARPAKVPLLGINLGKVGFLAEAEIDDLDTAVRDVVGRNYTVDERLTLDVTAEFDGGPTIESWALNEISVEKGERAQMLELLVDVDGRPLSRCGCDGVVCATPTGSTAYAFSGGGPVVWPEVEALLLVPISAHALFSRPLVTAPTSTFSIIVDPFTTLAVLCCDGRRVYDLPPGARVTVRRGSLPVRIVRLRARPFTDRLVAKFDLPVQGWRGSRR, via the coding sequence ATGGCCGGCGCGGTGAGCCGGACCGCGTTGTTGGTGACCCACACGGGGCGCAGACGGAGCACCGAGCACGCCCGGGCGGTCGCCGCCGATCTCATCGCGGCCGGCTTCGTCGTCCGGGTCGTCGCCGAGGAGGCCGACGATCTGGACCTGCCCGGCGTGGTCCCGGTGACCGGCCCGGAGGCCGCCGAGGGCGCCGAGATCGTCTTCGCCCTCGGCGGGGACGGCACCTTCCTGCGGGCGGCGGAACTGGCTCGGCCGGCGAAGGTGCCGTTGCTCGGTATCAACCTGGGCAAGGTCGGTTTCCTCGCCGAGGCTGAGATCGACGACCTCGACACCGCGGTCCGCGACGTCGTGGGCCGCAACTACACGGTGGACGAGCGGCTCACCCTCGATGTGACCGCCGAGTTCGACGGCGGCCCGACGATCGAGTCGTGGGCGCTCAACGAGATCAGCGTCGAGAAGGGAGAGCGCGCCCAGATGCTCGAACTCCTCGTCGATGTGGACGGCCGGCCACTGTCCCGGTGCGGCTGCGACGGTGTGGTCTGCGCCACGCCCACCGGCTCGACGGCGTACGCGTTCTCCGGCGGCGGACCCGTGGTCTGGCCGGAGGTGGAGGCACTGCTGTTGGTGCCGATCAGCGCACACGCGCTGTTCAGTCGGCCGCTCGTCACGGCGCCCACGTCCACCTTCTCGATCATCGTCGACCCGTTCACCACCCTGGCGGTGCTGTGCTGCGATGGTCGGCGGGTCTACGACCTGCCGCCGGGAGCGCGGGTGACGGTCCGACGGGGCAGCCTGCCGGTGCGGATCGTGCGGTTGCGGGCCCGACCGTTCACCGACCGGTTGGTGGCCAAGTTCGACCTGCCCGTGCAGGGTTGGCGTGGCTCCCGCCGCTGA
- a CDS encoding copper transporter — protein MINFRYHVVSLTAVFLALAIGLVVGTAALNGPVADSLKENVNALSKANQQMRQAVNSMEEELAREEDFAAEIAGVVLPGKLAGKRVLVLSLPTGRDHTEGVVKMLELGGADVTGRIDLQDKFIDPDNNSDLLELAVTATRPTSAPTPNLPGNGHGVETSSALLASVLLDRAPGATPVSEADRRAVLATYTNGNYLTTSERVTAPAQAVVVVSGQPYVDKDSAKKDESVVRVAEQFDRTGAIVVAGNGSADSNLVAFVRGDAVLAGSISTVDNANTIQGQLVTALALVQQLTEKEAGHYGVGDAAASLLPRLPQ, from the coding sequence GTGATCAACTTCCGGTACCACGTGGTGTCTCTGACCGCGGTTTTCCTGGCGTTGGCAATCGGCTTGGTGGTCGGCACCGCCGCGCTCAACGGCCCGGTCGCCGACTCCCTGAAAGAGAACGTCAACGCGCTGAGCAAGGCCAACCAGCAGATGCGCCAGGCGGTCAACAGCATGGAGGAGGAGCTGGCCCGTGAGGAGGACTTCGCGGCCGAGATCGCCGGGGTGGTCCTGCCGGGCAAGCTCGCTGGCAAGCGCGTGCTGGTGCTGAGCCTGCCTACCGGGCGCGACCACACGGAGGGCGTGGTCAAGATGCTCGAGCTCGGCGGGGCCGACGTGACCGGTCGCATCGACCTGCAGGACAAGTTCATCGACCCGGACAACAACAGCGACCTGCTCGAACTGGCCGTCACCGCGACCCGCCCGACCAGCGCGCCCACGCCGAACCTGCCCGGCAACGGGCACGGCGTGGAGACCTCCAGCGCCCTGCTGGCCAGCGTGCTGCTCGACCGGGCGCCCGGTGCGACACCGGTGAGCGAGGCCGACCGGAGGGCCGTGCTGGCCACGTACACGAACGGGAACTACCTCACTACCTCGGAGCGGGTCACCGCCCCGGCGCAGGCGGTCGTCGTGGTCAGCGGTCAGCCGTACGTCGACAAGGACTCCGCCAAGAAGGACGAGTCGGTGGTGAGGGTCGCTGAGCAGTTCGACCGGACCGGTGCGATCGTGGTCGCGGGCAACGGCTCGGCCGACAGCAACCTGGTCGCGTTCGTCCGGGGCGACGCGGTGCTGGCCGGGTCGATCTCGACGGTCGACAACGCGAACACCATCCAGGGGCAGCTGGTCACCGCGCTCGCGTTGGTGCAGCAGCTCACCGAGAAGGAGGCCGGCCATTACGGCGTCGGTGACGCCGCCGCGAGCCTGCTGCCTAGACTGCCCCAGTGA
- a CDS encoding glycosyltransferase family 4 protein, with protein MTDRTSRAGWRGSVTLLLASSTGGVGQHVRSVAAGLTTAGVAVRVCGPTETQEQFDFTGAGARFQPVAIPASPTPADARAVATIRRALAADPVDVLHAHGLRAGLVAVLARPAVPLVVTWHNAVLAGGLRGSVSRLLERVVARGARLTLGASADLVERAAALGAPDARLAPVAAPVLPAPHRRREAVRAEFGVDRDQPLVVSVGRLHPQKRYDVLVDAAARWRTRTPAPVVVIAGSGPAYLPLAARISAARAPVTLLGHRTDVADLLAGADLAVVTSDWEARQLFAQEAMRAGVPLVATRVGGLPELVGDAAALVPPSDIDALDDAVRGLLDDAARRAELGRRGAARAATWPTEADTLAQLTALYAELAPDAAGPTAPDADAPSTGRR; from the coding sequence GTGACGGATCGGACCTCGCGCGCCGGCTGGCGCGGCTCGGTGACCCTGTTGCTCGCCTCCAGCACCGGCGGGGTCGGGCAGCACGTCCGTTCGGTGGCTGCCGGCCTCACCACCGCCGGCGTCGCCGTGCGGGTCTGCGGCCCCACCGAGACCCAGGAGCAGTTCGACTTCACCGGTGCCGGCGCCCGTTTCCAGCCGGTGGCGATCCCGGCCAGCCCGACGCCGGCCGACGCCCGCGCGGTGGCCACGATACGCCGGGCCCTCGCCGCCGACCCGGTCGACGTGCTGCACGCCCACGGGCTGCGCGCCGGGCTGGTCGCCGTCCTCGCCCGGCCGGCTGTCCCGCTGGTGGTCACCTGGCACAACGCGGTGCTCGCCGGCGGGCTGCGCGGAAGTGTTTCGCGTCTGCTCGAGCGGGTCGTCGCACGCGGCGCCAGGTTGACCCTCGGCGCCAGCGCCGACCTGGTGGAGCGGGCCGCCGCGCTGGGCGCGCCGGACGCTCGGCTCGCCCCTGTCGCCGCGCCCGTGCTGCCCGCGCCGCACCGCCGCCGCGAGGCCGTTCGCGCCGAGTTCGGCGTCGACCGTGACCAGCCACTGGTCGTCTCGGTCGGCCGGCTGCACCCGCAGAAGCGGTACGACGTGCTGGTGGACGCCGCCGCCCGATGGCGTACGCGGACGCCGGCGCCGGTCGTGGTGATCGCCGGCAGCGGTCCCGCCTACCTTCCCCTAGCCGCCCGGATCTCCGCCGCCCGTGCGCCGGTGACTCTGCTCGGGCACCGGACCGACGTGGCGGACCTGCTCGCCGGGGCCGACCTCGCCGTGGTGACCAGCGACTGGGAGGCCCGGCAGCTGTTCGCGCAGGAGGCGATGCGGGCCGGTGTACCGCTGGTGGCGACCAGGGTCGGCGGCCTGCCGGAGCTGGTCGGTGACGCCGCCGCGCTGGTGCCGCCGAGCGACATCGACGCGTTGGACGACGCGGTGCGCGGTCTGCTCGACGACGCCGCCCGCCGGGCGGAGCTGGGCCGGCGGGGTGCGGCCCGGGCGGCGACGTGGCCCACGGAGGCCGACACGCTCGCGCAGCTCACCGCGCTCTACGCCGAGCTGGCACCGGACGCCGCCGGTCCCACCGCCCCCGACGCCGACGCCCCATCGACGGGACGCCGGTGA
- the tyrS gene encoding tyrosine--tRNA ligase, which yields MTDTSLPPSGRDTLFDDLRWRGLVQDSTGLDELRALLDRPGTAFYVGFDPTAPSLHVGHLMQVTTARRLQLAGHRPLLLVGGATGQIGDPKESAERTLNPPEVVAGWVARIRAQLAPFVSYEGADAAQLVNNLDWTGEMSVVEFLRDVGKHFPVNKMLAREVVRARLESGISFTEFSYQLLQAHDFFELHRRHGCQLQFGGSDQWGNITAGVDYIRRRGAGPVEAFTTPLVTKADGTKFGKTEGGAVWLDPELTSPYAFYQFWVNVDDRDVGRYLRFFSFRSREELEALEKETAERPAARAAQRALAEELTTLVHGEREMAQVVAASQALFGRGSLAELAPATLRAALAEAGMVYVDELPDVAGLLKESGLVPSMKEARRVIAEGGAYVNNIRVTAAEVMVTPADLLHGRYLVLRRGKRSFAGVELRGDRETSRV from the coding sequence GTGACCGACACCAGCCTTCCGCCGTCCGGGCGGGACACACTCTTCGACGACCTGCGGTGGCGGGGCCTGGTTCAGGACTCCACCGGCCTCGACGAGCTGCGCGCGTTGCTCGACCGGCCCGGGACGGCCTTCTATGTGGGCTTCGACCCGACCGCGCCGAGCCTGCACGTCGGCCATCTCATGCAGGTCACCACCGCCCGGCGGCTTCAGCTCGCCGGCCACCGGCCGCTGCTGCTGGTGGGCGGGGCGACCGGGCAGATCGGCGACCCGAAGGAGAGCGCCGAGCGCACCCTGAACCCGCCCGAGGTGGTGGCCGGCTGGGTCGCCCGAATCCGTGCGCAGCTGGCGCCCTTCGTGTCGTACGAAGGGGCCGACGCCGCGCAGCTGGTCAACAACCTGGACTGGACCGGCGAGATGTCGGTGGTCGAGTTCCTGCGTGACGTCGGCAAGCACTTCCCGGTCAACAAGATGCTGGCCCGCGAGGTGGTCAGGGCCCGGTTGGAGAGCGGGATCAGCTTCACCGAGTTCAGCTACCAGCTGCTCCAGGCCCACGACTTCTTCGAGCTGCACCGCCGGCACGGCTGCCAACTCCAGTTCGGCGGTTCCGACCAGTGGGGCAACATCACCGCCGGCGTCGACTACATCCGCCGCCGGGGCGCCGGGCCGGTGGAGGCCTTCACCACGCCGCTGGTCACCAAGGCGGACGGCACGAAATTCGGCAAGACCGAGGGCGGTGCCGTCTGGCTCGACCCGGAGCTGACCAGCCCGTACGCGTTCTACCAGTTCTGGGTGAACGTGGACGACCGGGATGTGGGTCGGTACCTGCGCTTCTTCAGCTTCCGGTCCCGGGAGGAACTGGAGGCGCTGGAGAAGGAGACCGCGGAGCGGCCGGCCGCCCGTGCCGCCCAGCGGGCGCTGGCCGAGGAGCTGACCACCCTTGTGCACGGCGAACGGGAGATGGCCCAGGTGGTCGCGGCGAGCCAGGCACTTTTCGGACGGGGCTCGCTGGCAGAGCTGGCGCCGGCGACGTTGCGGGCGGCGCTCGCGGAAGCCGGGATGGTGTACGTCGACGAGCTGCCCGATGTGGCCGGGTTACTGAAGGAGTCCGGCCTGGTGCCGAGCATGAAGGAGGCCCGGCGGGTGATCGCCGAGGGCGGCGCCTACGTCAACAACATCCGGGTCACCGCGGCGGAGGTCATGGTGACACCGGCCGACCTGCTGCACGGCCGTTACCTGGTGCTGCGTCGCGGAAAGCGGTCGTTCGCCGGGGTTGAGCTACGTGGAGACAGGGAAACGTCGAGAGTGTGA